One genomic region from Rosa rugosa chromosome 1, drRosRugo1.1, whole genome shotgun sequence encodes:
- the LOC133724891 gene encoding pentatricopeptide repeat-containing protein At4g14850-like — protein MPSLTPNSLASLLQSAVSTRSSLLGRAAHAHIIRTLQPPHPSFLSNHLVNMYAKLDLPISAHLVLRLTPSPSVVTWTALIAGLVHNRHFASALLHFANMRRDSVRPNDFTFPCAFKASGLLRLPVVGKQVHALAVKAGQICDVFVGCSAFDMYCKTGLRDDAGKMFDEMPERNLATWNAYISNAVLDRRPVSAVNKFIEFVRAGGEPNSITFCAFLNACSDTSALELGRQLHGFVVRCGYGKDVSVLNGLVDFYGKCRDAGSSKMVFDRIGEANHVSWCSMVAAYVQNYEEEKACELFLRARREGVELTDFMVSSVLSACSGLAWLEQGRSVHALAVKACVDGNVFVGSALVDMYGKCGSIEDAECAFDAMPSRNLISWNAMVGGYTHQGHADMALALFEEMSAGSHEVKPNYVTLVCVLSACSRAGAVQKGMQIFDSMKQRYGVEPGAEHYACVVDLLGRAGMVERAYEFITKMPINPTISIWGALLGACKMYRKPELGKIAAHKLFELDPKDSGNHVVLSNLLAATGRWEEATLVRKEMKDVGIKKGAGYSWIAVKNAVHIFQAKDASHEMNSEIQAMLTYLRRKMQEAGYVPDTNFALFDLEEEEKVSEVWYHSEKIALAFGLISIPSGLPIRINKNLRICGDCHGAIKFISGIVDREIIVRDNNRFHCFRDGRCSCRDYW, from the exons ATGCCATCCCTCACTCCCAACTCCCTCGCCTCCCTTCTCCAATCCGCCGTCTCCACTCGCTCTTCTCTTCTGGGCCGAGCCGCCCACGCCCATATCATCAGAACCCTCCAACCCCCACACCCCTCCTTCCTCTCCAACCACCTCGTCAACATGTACGCCAAACTCGACCTCCCCATCTCCGCCCACCTCGTCCTCCGTCTCACCCCCTCTCCCTCCGTCGTCACCTGGACCGCCCTCATCGCCGGACTCGTCCACAACCGTCATTTCGCCTCCGCTCTCCTCCACTTTGCTAACATGCGCCGCGACTCCGTCCGCCCCAACGACTTCACCTTCCCCTGCGCCTTCAAGGCCTCCGGCTTGCTTCGTCTCCCGGTGGTCGGAAAACAGGTGCATGCCCTCGCCGTCAAGGCGGGGCAGATATGTGATGTCTTTGTTGGGTGCAGTGCTTTTGATATGTACTGCAAAACTGGGCTGAGAGACGATGCGGGGAaaatgtttgatgaaatgcctgAGAGAAACCTTGCTACTTGGAATGCCTACATTTCGAATGCGGTGCTTGACCGGCGGCCGGTGAGTGCTGTAAACAAGTTTATTGAGTTTGTGAGGGCGGGTGGGGAGCCGAATTCGATAACCTTCTGTGCATTTCTCAATGCCTGTTCGGATACGTCGGCTTTGGAACTTGGGAGGCAGTTACATGGGTTTGTGGTGCGATGTGGGTATGGGAAAGATGTGTCAGTGCTCAATGGGCTTGTGGATTTTTATGGGAAGTGTCGGGATGCTGGGTCGTCTAAGATGGTTTTCGATAGAATTGGTGAGGCTAATCATGTCTCTTGGTGCTCCATGGTGGCTGCTTATGTGCAAAACTATGAGGAGGAGAAGgcttgtgagttgtttttgCGGGCTAGGAGAGAAGGGGTTGAGCTGACGGATTTCATGGTTTCGAGTGTTTTGAGTGCTTGTTCTGGACTCGCGTGGCTTGAACAGGGTAGGTCAGTTCATGCGCTTGCGGTGAAGGCTTGTGTGGACGGAAATGTCTTTGTTGGGAGTGCACTCGTTGACATGTATGGAAAATGTGGGAGTATAGAAGATGCCGAGTGTGCATTTGATGCGATGCCTTCAAGGAACCTGATCAGTTGGAATGCGATGGTGGGTGGGTATACGCATCAAGGACATGCCGACATGGCTCTGGCATTGTTTGAGGAGATGAGTGCGGGAAGCCATGAGGTTAAACCGAATTATGTCACATTGGTGTGTGTATTGTCAGCATGTAGTAGGGCGGGGGCTGTTCAAAAGGGCATGCAGATCTTTGATTCAATGAAACAAAGGTATGGTGTTGAACCAGGGGCAGAGCATTATGCATGTGTTGTGGACTTGCTAGGGCGAGCTGGGATGGTAGAGCGCGCTTACGAGTTTATTACAAAGATGCCAATTAATCCAACAATTTCCATTTGGGGTGCTCTTCTTGGGGCTTGTAAAATGTATAGGAAGCCAGAATTGGGGAAGATTGCGGCTCACAAGTTATTTGAACTTGATCCTAAAGACTCTGGCAACCATGTGGTGCTTTCTAATTTGCTTGCAGCAACTGGCAG GTGGGAAGAAGCCACTCTTGTGAGAAAGGAGATGAAAGATGTTGGCATAAAAAAGGGTGCAGGCTACAGTTGGATCGCAGTCAAGAATGCAGTCCACATCTTCCAAGCAAAGGACGCCTCCCATGAAATGAATTCTGAAATTCAGGCAATGCTGACCTATTTAAGGAGGAAAATGCAGGAAGCTGGGTACGTTCCAGATACAAATTTTGCTCTGTTTgatttagaagaagaagagaaagtatCGGAAGTTTGGTACCACAGCGAGAAGATTGCCCTTGCCTTTGGCCTCATATCTATCCCTTCTGGGTTGCCTATAAGGATTAACAAAAACCTTAGGATCTGTGGAGATTGCCATGGTGCAATCAAATTCATATCAGGTATTGTAGACAGAGAAATTATTGTCAGGGATAACAATCGTTTTCATTGCTTTAGAGATGGCCGTTGCTCCTGTAGAGATTATTGGTGA